The DNA segment CCTGCTCCAACTGCTCCTTCTACTGCCTGATTGATAGTTGCATTCTTGATGGCATTGACCGCATGCTCCGGTTTCACTGGAAAACGCCTTATAGAATTCAGGTAGCTATCATTGCATTCACCAACCACAATGTTTATGGTCCCTGTGGTGTCGCCAATTTCAGGATTCTCACTAAGCATGTACTCCAGCACTCCCTGCGTTACAGCAGGTACTGAAAAGGTATTCGTTAACATAATGGGCGATTCGAGGACACCTAATTCATTCACCTGCACAAGTCCAGTCGTTTTCCCAAAACCATTAATGACGTAACTTGCTGCCGTTACCTTTTCCTTAAACAAATTTCCGTTATGCGGTAAAATAGCTGTTACTCCCGTACAGGCATATTCGGCTCCACTCTCTTCAAGCGGGTAATCCAACGTCACATGACCAACTAGGACTCCTTCTACATCAGTAATGCAGTTTTTTACACCCGTTGGCAGTTTCCCAACAGTCATGCCAGCCTCCCTTACCTTCATCACTTAATCCCTGGGCGGTGGTTAAGGAAGTTTTCATAAGCAAAGCCTTTCACTTCGTCCTCTGTATAATGCTTTAATAGTTCATTAATCAGATTTTGGCTCTTAGAGGCATCTTCTAGGTTGGTAATAAACGTAGAGATTCCATCAAAATCGGAGCCTAAACCAATCTGTTTCACCCCGCCCAACGAGCAAAAATGATCAATATGCTTTACTAGGTCAGTTATTTTTACCTCACCAGATTCTTTTACAAACGGTGGATGGTACACAACATGGATTAGTCCGCCCTTGGTAAACATCGCTTTCGCCTGTTCATCTGTTAAGTTACGTGGGTGATGGCAAAGTGCTCTTGCATTAGAATGGCTCGCAATTGGATACTTGGCCAGCTCAATGACCTCCCATATCCCCTTATCACTTAAATGGGAAACATCTGTAAGGATCTGATGCTCGTTATTAAACTCAACGATTTCTTTTCCAAAAAGAGTCAGTCCCGCTCCGCGCGGTTCTCCTGCTCCATCTGCTGCTAGGTTTGCCTGATTCCAGGTCAGCCCTACTGACCGGACCCCTAACCTGTAAAGAATATGCAGTTTGGCTAAATCGTTGCCAATGGCGTCTACCCCTTCGAGTGTCAGCATGGCTCCAATTTGGCCAATTTTTAAGCGGTCAAAATCAGACCATTCCTTGATATGTACCATGTCCGGGTTTCTTCCCAGCACTTCTTTGTAAAAATAATCAATTTGTTCAAGTGCCACCTGAAATTTCTGGTCTCCTTTAATTTCGGGTTCTATAAAAATAGCAAAGCACTGAACCTTTATTTGTCCTTGCTGTAATCGGGCTTTATTGGTTTGTAATTCCGGTGCATCTGCAAATCGAAGGGCCCCTTTGGCTTCTTGAAGTTTCATTAATGCGTCACAGTGTAAATCTATAATATTCATTTAGAATAGTCTCCTCGTACGTGCTTTTACTAAGATTTTATCATATCAAAAAGAGCTAGGTGGAAAATGTCCTAGCTCAAATAAATTTTAATTTTTAATAGGAGCTTAGTTAGTTTGCTCCGCCATCTCTTTTACCTTTGGCAGTACCTTGTCCCAAATATCCGCACTTAAATCTCGATATTTTTCCCCATCCGTCATCACAGAGAAATCCCCTTGTAAAATATGAAGGGTTGTCTTACCTGCCTCCTCCATCAGTCGAAAAGTAATCCCGTTTTCCTCTGTCACTGCAGGCCGCTCAGGACTTCGAACGTCAAATACCGTAAAGCGGAGCAGCTTGTTTGGCTCCAAAGCTGTTACATTACCTTCCACAATAACAGTCCCATCTTGGCCTTTCCAAAGGACCGGACTACCCAGTTCCCAAGTCGATTCAAGGTGAAACTCTGGGCCGCCACTTGAGAATTCTTTCGCCCACTCAGCATTTTTATCACTGATCGTTAGGACTTCCCATACTTTTGCTGCAGGGGTAGTTATTTCAATCGCTTTATCGACGAAAAGCTTGCTCATAAGAATCCTCCTCAAAATAGGCATAATCGTTCATTATTCCTATTATACTTCAAACAAAAACCTATTTTCAAAAAAGGATGTTGATGATGGAGAGAAATCAGTTAGCAAGGAGAATCTCTGTTGCATCTGGGAAAGAGCCTGCAGATACGGTCATTAAAAATGGGAAAATAATAGATGTTTTCAATGGTGAAATTATCCAAGCAGATATCGCCATTGTAGATGGCTATTTTGCAGGGATCGGACAATACGAAGGGAACCATACAATCGATGCTAAAGACTGTTATATTTCACCTGCTTTCATCGAAGGCCATGTTCATATAGAGTCATCTATGGTAACTGCCAGTGAATTTGCCAAAGTTCTCCTTCAGCACGGGGTAACCACCGTAATTGCCGACCCTCATGAAATCGCCAATGTGTGCGGTGCAGCAGGAATACAATATATGCTAGATTCCTCCGAAAACCTCCCTTTTGATTTTTACTTTATGCTGCCTTCGTGTGTGCCAGCCACTGCATTCGAGCATGCAGGAGCCATTTTAAAAGCGGACGATTTAAAACCTTTTTATCATCATCCCCGTGTGCTCGGTTTAGCAGAAGTAATGAATTTCCCCGCCGTATTACATGCAGATCCTGACATGCTTACAAAAATCTGTGATAGTAAGCAAGTCGGGAAAAAAATCGACGGTCATGCTGCCGGATTAACGGCTAATGATCTGAATGTGTATATGTCTGCTGGCATACGTACAGATCACGAGAGCACTACCGCGGCGGAAGCAAAAGAGCGTCTAACAAGAGGAATGTACCTAATGATTCGGGAAGGCACCGTGGCGAAGGATTTACAGCAGTTGATTCCCGTCGTGAATGAACGGAATGCTCGTCGCTGTTTATTTGTGACAGATGATAAGCATTTAGATGACTTGATTTGTGAGGGCAGTATTGATCACAATGTGCGTCTGGCCATTTCCTCAGGTCTCTCCCCCATTACCGCTATTCAAATGGCGACGATCAATGCCGCCGAGTGCTTTGGGCTTGCTGAAAAAGGGGCCATTGCTCCCGGATACAAA comes from the Neobacillus sp. PS2-9 genome and includes:
- a CDS encoding dipeptidase, translating into MNIIDLHCDALMKLQEAKGALRFADAPELQTNKARLQQGQIKVQCFAIFIEPEIKGDQKFQVALEQIDYFYKEVLGRNPDMVHIKEWSDFDRLKIGQIGAMLTLEGVDAIGNDLAKLHILYRLGVRSVGLTWNQANLAADGAGEPRGAGLTLFGKEIVEFNNEHQILTDVSHLSDKGIWEVIELAKYPIASHSNARALCHHPRNLTDEQAKAMFTKGGLIHVVYHPPFVKESGEVKITDLVKHIDHFCSLGGVKQIGLGSDFDGISTFITNLEDASKSQNLINELLKHYTEDEVKGFAYENFLNHRPGIK
- a CDS encoding SRPBCC domain-containing protein, which produces MSKLFVDKAIEITTPAAKVWEVLTISDKNAEWAKEFSSGGPEFHLESTWELGSPVLWKGQDGTVIVEGNVTALEPNKLLRFTVFDVRSPERPAVTEENGITFRLMEEAGKTTLHILQGDFSVMTDGEKYRDLSADIWDKVLPKVKEMAEQTN
- a CDS encoding P1 family peptidase, encoding MKVREAGMTVGKLPTGVKNCITDVEGVLVGHVTLDYPLEESGAEYACTGVTAILPHNGNLFKEKVTAASYVINGFGKTTGLVQVNELGVLESPIMLTNTFSVPAVTQGVLEYMLSENPEIGDTTGTINIVVGECNDSYLNSIRRFPVKPEHAVNAIKNATINQAVEGAVGAGKGMVCFGYKGGIGSSSRIVEEYTVGCLVLSNFGKKEELQSYRYAGGEGVSETSDGSIIIILATDAPLSDRQLQRLAKRCGIGLGRTGSHFSHGSGDIVIAFSTAQKIAHFSENVLETRVQLREEHPIMNQLFMAVAEAAEEAILNSLSQAVTTKGRLGRMVNQVNFSIEE
- the ade gene encoding adenine deaminase encodes the protein MMMERNQLARRISVASGKEPADTVIKNGKIIDVFNGEIIQADIAIVDGYFAGIGQYEGNHTIDAKDCYISPAFIEGHVHIESSMVTASEFAKVLLQHGVTTVIADPHEIANVCGAAGIQYMLDSSENLPFDFYFMLPSCVPATAFEHAGAILKADDLKPFYHHPRVLGLAEVMNFPAVLHADPDMLTKICDSKQVGKKIDGHAAGLTANDLNVYMSAGIRTDHESTTAAEAKERLTRGMYLMIREGTVAKDLQQLIPVVNERNARRCLFVTDDKHLDDLICEGSIDHNVRLAISSGLSPITAIQMATINAAECFGLAEKGAIAPGYKADFILMDDLEKIKIVDVYKDGNPVIENGVFLNKAENKSGTGTELLRNSVRFHDITEKSFDIPLLSKKAHVIEIIPNSLVTRHVIEEVETCERGTFQTSIPNDHLKLAVIERHNLTKEIGLGIVKGLGLKDGAIATTIAHDSHNLIIAGTNNLDMVVAANTLKEMQGGMIVVNQGEVLAFLELPIAGLMSDRPYQEVYSNLNEINLALKKLGACGEFNPFLTLSFLALPVIPELKMTDQGLFQVSTFKHIPIDASM